The sequence below is a genomic window from Candidatus Poribacteria bacterium.
CAGATCTTCTCTCCCGTATCTCCTTCGCAGACGTGTATCACTTCGCTGCTGGTGCAATAGCAGGGACCGACCGGCAGAGCTACAACGCTTTTCTTGAGAGTTCCAGAGCCTATAAGCGTGAGGTCGTTGAATATTTGAAAGATAAAAAGGCATTTTCCTTGCGAGCGTGGTTTTCCGATGACCAGGGTGCCGCGGATGTGACAGATATGCCGGTTTATCAACATCAGCGGTTCTCCCTCCCGGAAAGTTTATCCCGCGCTTCTGTGGATATTCTGATCTTGTTAGCATGGAATATTGTTCTGTTTATGTTGGCTTATGTGTCTTTTCTGAGATATGAAATGAGTTGAAAAGGAGGGTTATCGGTTTTTGAGTTTCAGTTTTCAACTAAGAGGCGTTTTGTAACAATTCTCCGACCTTGGAATATTTTAGGGCGAGGTGAATTGTTACCAGAAACCTCTTGTGACTGATGACTGTTAACTGACTACTGACAACTACTAAAATGATTGGACAGATTGCGAAGAAAGAGATACATCACAATCTCACGACGCTCCGGTTCGCTTTGATGATAATTCTGCTACCCCTTTTGATGATAGCGAACGCGTTGATATACGGCTATGGCGATGATGGATACATAACACAGGTCAATGCTTACAATAAGCAAATGGAAAAAAAGTTATCTCATATTGAACAGAAGGCGGCTGAGAGTTTAGGAGAATTGGCTGTGATGGGCCCCGGCGATATGCCGAAGCGTCCGAGTCCTCTGAAATTCTGTGCCAATGGGGCTGATGAAGTGATACCGCGTTCTGTCATCATGCAGGAGCACGGCGCTGCCAGTCGCGGTTCTTGGTCTAATATTGAAGATTATGCGTGGAAGGGCCCCTGGATATTAAAGTATCCGTTGAATAGTTTTGATGAAGGGAATGCAACCCGCCGTATCAAAATTGACTGGGTTTTCATCGGTATACTGATGAGTTTTTTCGCTATCCTGTTCACTTTTGATGCCATCGCTGGGGAACGGTCGCGCGGCACCCTAAGCCTAATAATGTCCAACACGGTCTCGCGCGGTCAGGTGTTGTTAGGAAAATACCTCGGTGCGTTTTTGACGCTCATGGTACCACTCGTAATTGGCATCCTGATGAATCTATTGGTTATCCAACTCTCTGGGAGTCTTTCCTTTGATTCGGGAACCTCTCTCAAAATCCTGGGGATGGTCGGACTTTTTGGGTTGCTCATTTCTGCTTTCATTTTCGTCGGTTTGTTTTTTTCAAGTTGCGTCTCAAACGCTATTACGAGTTTAGTATGGCTCTTACTCACATGGGTTTTCCTTGCGTTCGTCTTCCCGAACCTACTCGGGATCTTTGTCGGCAACCTGAATCCAATTCCATCGGTTGACGAAGTCTCATTGCGACGGAAAGCACAATTGGAGCAAATTGGGGATCAATTTCAGCCTTTCGGCGCGGACGGTGAACCGCTATCAAGTAAGTTGAACCAAGCACCTTCCACCGGAAATCCATCGGCGACACGACGGTGGGCAACATATTTTACAACGCTGAAAGGAATAGAAACGAACAGTATGGATGAACACATCGATCAACAGTTTAGACAGGTGCAGCTCGCCCGCGATCTTACCCAAATCTCACCAATAGCGACTTTCCAGTATGCGATGGAAGGGCTTGCGAATACAGGTATCGTTAGTTATATGAATTTTGTCAAACAGGCGCGCCGCTATCGTCAGACGTTCATAGACTTCATCAAAACCGAAGATCGGAGCAACCCGGAAAGCCTACATATCTATCCTGTGAAAGAGGGATTATCGCAGAAACCCGTGGATCCGGCTGCTGTACCGGTCTTTTCGGAGCGGATTTCTTACCGTAGCGTTTTAACCCAAGTCGGGTTGCTGGTGCTGTTCAATCTGATATCTTGTATTATGGCACAAATCTCTTTTGTGATGAGTGAGATTAAGTGATACGGATAGAACTTAGTGGATTTGTATATTTCCGGTGTGATTAGAATGCAGTCCGCATGAATCAACGCTGAATGCGCGTGTCGCCTTGCAGTGAGAGGCAGCGAGGCAAGTACACCGCAAAATCGCACCTACCGGGTTAGGACTGTAATACTATTCGATCCATTGCATCGTTTCTCGGAGTTTTTCCTTTGCCTGTGCGTAGTCTCGACGGGCTTGATAAAACACACGTTGTGCCTCTGTAAATTGTGCTTGTGATTGGAACGCGTCATTAAAGGTCAGACCTTGATAGCCCGGTATAGGTATATCAAACGTGACTTCATCAAGCACCCGCTCTATTGTCCGCAGTTGTTGTTGACGGATACTCAATCGTTTCTCCTCGATCTCCATCCGTTCTTTCGCATTTGCCACGGCGCGGTAGTCCCGTCTCACCGCGACCCGAATCAGTTTCGTTTTTTCAGTGTATTCCAGCTGGAGTCGTTCGAGTTCTGCAAGTTCTACAGAGCGGAGATTCGCAGTCTTTTTCCCATCATACAGCGGGATATTGAGGTTGAAGCGAACTTCCCATCCGTCTTGAGTGCGCGGGTTCGTCTCAAAAATGCTCGATGCATCTCGTTCCCGGTCAAATATGATTGGATCGTAGAGTGCCTTTGCGTCCCAGGTCCGGTTCTGTTGGTGTTGTTCCAATAGCACGTGTAAATCCTTATAGCGCGCTTCAGCAGAGAGTTCGGGAAATCGGTTCCATATTGTCTCCGCAGCGAGACGTTCTTGCCGGACAATATCACCACGTAGGTCGCGCAAGTCAAGGCTGTTTACGAGTGCAAGTTCGACAGCGTCATCAAGTGTTATCTCATCATCAGGGAGGGATTGTGAAAGGGCGACTTGCGCGAGTGGATCGAGTCCAGTGAGCCTAATGAGTTCAGCGGTATCTACATCGAACCGTCGCTGCAGTTCGTTAAGCGCGAGCTGCTGTTCCGAGAGCTCAAGTTCCGTATTGAGACGACTCAGAAAGCGGATCCGTTTCTCTTTATGCTTGTCTACCGTGCCTCTTAATTTCTCCTTCAGTTCAATCTCAATCGCACGGCGTTGTTCAATTTCCTCCTGTGTCAGGATGATATTGTGCCAGAGATTCCGGACAGCGTGGACGGTCCCTTTTTTCGCGCCTTCGTATTCAATTTCTGCCTTGCGCACTTCTTCCTGTGCTGCATCAAGCCCTTGAGGAACCTCACCGAATTGTGCCAAGAGGACGCTCATCTGTGCGCGAGTGAGATAGTCTCGCTCCTCAATATCACCATCCCTTTGACGTTGATATTCGCTGGTGAGTCCCACCTGTGGCAGGTAAACCGCTTTGGATACACGGAGGTTTGCTTTCGCGCGTTCTAATACCTTCTCCGCTTTTCTCACCGCCTCGTTGTTCTGTAGCGCGAGTTCGATCGCGCGTGTTGGCTGAAGCGAAATCAGTCGTTGTGCTGAAACGGTGCCCGCAATACTCAAAAGCAAACAGACTGCAAGTGCCGTTAACCTTTTGTTCATTTCAATTTTTTTAATCATGCCTAACTCGTATTATATTTTTTGTGGTTGTAATCATTTTGAAAATTTCGCTGAAGTTTCCTGAGATGAAAACGGACAAATTGCGCTTATAGCAAATCTACAAGTAGAAATACATCAAAGATTTGGCGGGGTTTGTAACCCCGCCAGTGAAAGCGGACGTTGGCAGCAATAAAAAATTAGCGTCGGCTAATACGGATTGTGACAACAACAATCGCAATCATGAGAAGTATCAACGCACCGAAAAGCAGCGTCGTCACCGACATTTGCGTCTTGGACTCAACTTGCACCGTGATCGAACGGTCGCGCGCCTCAAACTTGCGATTATCGACAGTGACTTCGGCGTTCAACTTCGCTTGATATTCGCCTACGCCGATGTCTTCAGGTGGCATCAACGTCAATTGTATCTCTGTCTCCTCATTTCGACCGAGTGAACTAATGACTTCAGGAACAACGGTGTATTTCCAATCGGTGTTGACATCAACGATCATACGGATATCAACGAGATCGCGGGTACCGATATTCTTGAGCGTCGCTGTCATATTAACCTGTTCGCCTATTTTGATGGTCTGGAACGCGTTCTGCACGAACACTTCAATCTCTGGCACCCCCTTTGGAATGAGTTCAAATCGCTCAACACCGCCTTGTATACTCGCAATCTGTTCAGTGGGAAGGTCTAATCGATTATTAACACCACCAAGCTCGTTTGCCTCAGTGTCATCAAGCACAGCAACATAGAACTCAAGCGTGCTATCAAGATAGGAAGCATCCAATTCCTCCGGCAAGTAGACAATCAGGGACAAATTCCGCTTCGACTGTTCCTGCGTAAATTTCACCTGAGACTGTCGAGACTGCGTCTCCGGGTCCTGGAACTCAAAATTGATGCGGTTCAGTAGGTTAATAACACGCAATTGGAATGTATTTTCCGTCTCTGCCAACCGATCCAGGGTCAAATCGTAGGTAACGCTGCTGCCGAGATTCCCTTCCTGCGAAAATCGCAGTGAACTGACATTGACGACATCCAGAGCGGACTCTTTTTGGAGATAGATCAGTCGCGTCTCTGGCATATCAAGTTCGGGGTAGTTCAACGAGACCTGCAGACTCTCGACATCTTTCTGGAGTTGGAACGTTAATTCCACAGTTTCATTGTAACCGAGAACCGGGATTTTTTCCTCGTACGGTTTGACGATGTTCGTGCCATCAACCGTATCAAGTAAGGAGACATAAATCGAGCGAATCTCATTCGCTGCAGCGATCTCTTCAGGCGTCGCATTGATCGACATCGCTTCAGTTGTAGATGTGTTTTTTAACTGAAGCGTTACCATCATCTGGTTCTCAACCCGAAACTTCTTCGCACTCAGGATAGAGATATGGCGCGTGTCCTCCTCAAGGTGAATCTTATACGGCTTTTCCTCTTCAAGGTATGTAAGACTCACAACGAGGCTATCCACATTCCGGCGCAGTTCAAAATCAAGCGTTTTTTCCTCGCCATCTTTCAGGGTCGGAATACGATGTTCATAAGGAAAACCGATGATAGATTCCGTCTCGTCTTTGATAGAGACATAGACGTTATTAATTTCTTGTGCTGTGGTAGTGCCTATTGCCTCTGTTTCATCACTTAACGCCCCGTACCTCAGAACAACTTCCAACCGTCGTCGGTCACCCTCTTTATAACGCCTCGCGGACACGACAGAGATATACGGATCCTCCTGTTTGAGGTGGATGTTTTTCTTTTCCTCACGTCCCGAATACTTTAACTCTACGACGACATCTCGTATGTTCTCTTTTATGAGTTCAAACTCCAAAGTGACAGATTCATCCTCTTTGAGCGTCTCAATGCGTCGTTCGTAAGGTTCGGTAATAATCGCACCGCTTGAACCATAACCTTCCTGCTCTTTAATAGTGACGAAGATATCATCAATCTGGGCACTGATGATAATATCTTGCCCTACCACTTTGGAACTTTCGACAAGTTTGACAGGAGATGAGCTATTCCGCAGGGTAATCGAGAACAACTCTCTGCCATCGAAAGATTCATACAAACTTGTCTCTTCAACGCTGATGTGCCATTCCTCTTGTAGCGATTCAAGCTCTACCCGTTGCAGCTCCAGTTTTGCCTGTTCATAGTCAGAGACAGCCTTTTCGTAATCTTCTTTTGCGGTATTCACTTCGGCGACGGTGACAATGTTATTTTCTTCCATCATCATCGCCTCAAGTTTTTCGACCTCAATCTTCTTTTTTCCCATCAGCCTTTTGGCTGATTCCATCTTCTGACGCTCGATTTCTATCTTGATATGACGGTCCTGTTCATCTCTGGTTCTCGTACGCTCGCCATTCGGCGATGCGGGTTCTTCCGACTCTTCTGCCAATGCTACCTCAAATAGCGCACTTGGCAACAGGAGCCCTATGGCGAGAATGAAAACCAATGTAAAGATATTAATTCGCATTTTTAATCGACTTTCGTGCCGATTTTTTCTATTGACCATCAACTCGTGCCTTTCTCTATTATGTTTGGCGTCGAATTGTTGGTCAAAAAATCGGGTTTTCGATTCATCCAAACCGAAAGTTGGTTAATTGATTGGTATTGAATGGTGTGGTTACTATTCGGCTGCGTCTTCCTCAGGTTCGTATCCAGCGACGTAGTGCAGATACAACGCCTCAAGGTCTTCTGCTTGAATCTCCTCGCGCGTCAATTCTCGCTCAAGGTTACCTTGCACCAGAATGCCGATCCTATCGGCAATTTCCTTCGCACGGAAGATGTCGTGCGTGGACATGAAGATGGCTTTGCCTTCCTCTTTTAGTTCACGGAGCAGATTCAGGAAATCGGCACCACCCTTCGGATCCAAACCGGAAGTCGGCTCATCAAGTAGGACGGCTTGTGCGTTCTTCATAATCGCGATTGCGATGCCTAAACGTTGACGCATCCCCTTTGAAAAGGTCTTGACGCGCCGCGTAAAGGCTTCCTCTGGTAGACCGACACGTCCAAGCGTTGCATCAAGTTCAGCATTCGATACTTTCTTGCGTCCGCCCAATTTCGCGAAAAAGGACAGATTTTGACGCGCCGTAAAGTTCCGATAGAGTTCGACATTCTCGGAAACATAAGCAAGATGCTTCTTTGCCTCCAGGGGGAACTTCGGAATTTCAATATCTCCGATCAGCGCGGTACCGCTTGTCGGTTCGATGAAATTCAGCAGCATGGAGATCGTCGTACTTTTACCGGCACCGTTCGCACCGAGGACGACATAGATTTCACCGTCCTCTACTTTCATGTTCAATTCGTTGACGGCTAAAACACTTTCGTTATAGACTTTCGTAAGGTCACGGGTTTCTAACATCGGGTTCTCCTCCGGTTGATTTTTTCTTTATTTACATAATACCAGAAATCTAAGACGTTTTCAAGCGGGACTTACCCCAATTCTTTCCCGCTACTTAAGTGTAACCTAAGAGATGTTGTATCCCTTCATTCTATTTTTCATGTTTAGTCACTAAACCATATTTTGGCTTATGTTATAGTGACGCGTTTTGAGGGTGAAAAGGTTGCATTATTTTATTAATTGTTTTCAGATGACTCCAATTTCCAAAATCCATTAATCACCATTACACGTCTGAGCGCATGAAAACGAGAAAGGCACCTGACAGAAATACACCAAACAATAAAACGAGTAACAGCATATCCACTATCGCCGCATTGAATGTATCACTAAAACTGATTTTATCCTCAAAGCGTGGAAGTGCCTGGGATGAAATCGGCTTTTTAGACATTCCCTCTGGGACTCCGATGATATGAAGGCTCTCCGGATCACCACGAATCGTATCAAATATCCGATCTGAAAAATTTCAGAAACGCCACAGTTGTCAGGATCACTGCAAAGAAACAGAGTAGCCCAAAAGCACCTATAAAGCCGGATAGGAAGACTTCCTTATCCTATTCCACTTTAATTTTTGAGGTGGCAATGTCGGGTTCTGAAAACGTTCTAAAGCCGCTTGGGCACGTCTGAGTTGTTTTGTCGCCTGCGCAATCTGTTTCCTAGCGTGTTCAACTTGTTTGGGACTGGGTTGTTTCTTGGCGCGCGCAATCCGTTCTTTGGCACTCTCAATGCGTTTCTTGGCGCGCTCCACTTGTTTCTTGTGGTCCTCAATTCGTTTAGCTACCAGTTTATCAATATAGGCGACTTTATAAGCTTCCAGATCATCTGTTAAAGGCATGCCACGAAACCCGATTTTTCGTAAGTCCGGATTGTCCTCCAAAAACGCCAAAGTATGTCGTTTTGATAGATAGATCCTATAATCGTCGAAATCCTCTATAGTGACACCTCTCTGCAAAAGCATGTGGAGCCACTCTACGCGTGAATGTCTCGCGTCTATTTCACCCCTAATTGCAAGTTCGCTACTATAAACGACACCATCCCCAAAGATTGCTATCACTTTTGCCTTTGAAAACTTTTGGTTGTACGCCGTATCAAAGGCATTCATCAATGCTTTTACGGTTTGTGGTCCGTCATATGCTTCAGGAGTAATATCTGGTGCTGAGGGCCTGGCTTCTATCGATTCTGCGAAGATATTGACTGTTTGCGAGTTCACTTGAGCCCCAAAAAGAGCGATAATACCCAAAACCGTCAAAAATGTGAGCAGTTTAACAACGTTTTTACTTTTCATTTTCGTTATATCTCCTTCGTTAGTGCTGACCGGTTTAAACATATTTCTCCTTGAAATGGAGGCTTCAATTATTAATGATCCAATATGTAGGTGAAAAGGGTGCATAATTTCGGAACTGGTGTGTGCATCAAATATCTAATCTAAAGAATTTCAGAAACGCTACGGTAGTCAAAACAACCGCAAAGAAGCAGAGCAGCAGCACATCCACAACCGATTGACGAAGCGTTTCCGCTAAGGTGTCAGTTTCCAAAGGTGGCGGTTGTATGATTTGACCAATATCAGTCGTTAGATTGTACGTTCTGTTGGTGGCATAATCATCGATTTTGCTGAACAAAACTGTATCGAGCATATCATAGTAGCGATCACCGGTTTGAAGGTAATTGCTTCTTTGCACCTTTCCAGTCTGTGTTAAGTTTGTCGCGAGATAGATGAGAGAAGATGTCGGTGTGATTCGGGAAAGCGTCTCACCCGCCTGTTCTTGTCGTTTTGTTTCACGCTCATAGTCTCGATCAAGCTCGTTAGCATGGTCCTGGAATTTTAATCGCTGTTCCTCTGCAAGAGGTTTCATGAGTGCATTTATCTTGTTTCCATCTACCATTATACGTCCTTGATTGTCCGGCGGAATTTCCATGATCATTTTCATTTTTTCCTTTTCGAGTTCCGCCTTGGAATCGTCTCTCAGGGCGTTCTTTTCCATATAGACGCTCTGGGCAGTTCGTGCCGGGGCGATAACCTTCGCTGCAAGAAAACCGATGCGTGGCGTAATCAACACGGCGAACACCCAAACGGTGAAAGCGATAATAAGTGCTGTTTTGGCACTGTCCAAGTAGGTGGAAATCACTGTCCCTACGGCAAAAAACACCCCGATGTAGAGGAGCGAGATGGCAGTCAGACCGAGGACTCGTGGAAAAATGTCCGATTCACCGAGAGGAAATCCTTGCCAGACAAGCAGAAGTAAACCGAATAAAAACGATACCAGAAACGGAACAACGAACACAAGGTAGCCACCGATTAACTTGCCCCACAAAAAGAGATCGCGCGGCACAGCGTTTGATAGGGTAATCCGAATCGTGCCTACCTCTCGTTCCCCAGCAACAACATCAAACGTAAACAGCAACGCAAGCAGACTGAAAACTGTGCTAACCACAAACAGAAAATCGAGATGTCCTAAAAGTTGGGAGAGCGGGGCTGAAAACGTCGATGGTAGCCCATATGTAATTCCATTGCGCGTCATACCCAGATAACTTGGCAGTGAGTCCTCTAATCCCTTTGCAAAGACGCTCAAAGGCGTCGGTTTGAGGATCAGTTTGGCAACTTCAATCTCCGGTTCCAGCGGCATCTTCGGGTTCATTGTGGTTTCTTCAGTGGCTGTCAGTTTAACAGCTTCTTGGTAATCCACTAAATCTTGGCGATAACTTCGGTAATTGATAAAAAGAGTGAGCGGAATAAGTAGGAGACACATCAAAAGGAGCGCGACAAACCGAACGCTCAGGATATGATGCATCATCTCTTTCTGAATTAGCGTTAGAAACATATTTTCACCTCGTTCACATTTACAGCATCGACTATCACGGCAGACACTGATTGCTACTTTTCGGCATCAAATAACTTCTTGACCTTTTGTGAAAGGTTTTCTGGATCGAAGTCTATAAACACATCTTTGACTACGAGTTCTCGATTTAAAAGAAGCGTTATAAGTTCCGTTTGCGGTTCGGACGCATCTCTATTGAGAAGTTTCTGTATCTGGTCATTTTTATTTCTCCAGATAGGCATCGAAAGTTGGTGTTTCTCCTTGAACGCCGCAATCGCTTTCCCGGAATCATCTGTGCTAATGCCAACGACTTGTAACTGGGTAGCATCGTAGTTTGTAAACAGTTTCTCCAACTGTTTTAACTTCGGCCCAGAGGGGGTGGAATCTGTTGAAAAAAGGTTCACAAGCGCAAACTTGCCACGGAGTGTTTCTAACTTGACAGGCTTTCCAGAAAGGGTCATCAGTGTAATATCTGGCATCGGTTTTTCCAATAGAAATGCAAATTTTTCACGATCTATGGATGCCGTTGTTAATTGATTGAGCAGTGCTTTACCCTCTGGTGATTCAAGAAACGCCTCACCGAATTGTTCTTTAAGTTTTGCCCGTGGGTTGTCCGAGGCGTTAATTTGGAAGACGGTTCTATTTACTGGATTATTACCACCCTTGAGAGGCTGCTCTTCTATCTGCTTCCTGACTTCTTCGGGTAGATCTGACGGGGAATTCGTTTGGATGGAAATGGATTTCACTGTGCTGTTGTTATAAATTTTTCTCTGCGGTCCCTTACGATAGATTTTTCCACTGACGCTTAGATTGAGCAGATGATGTTCGCAGTGCACTATAGGCAGCATATCGCCTTCTATTTCCAACAGAAATCCCTGTCTTGCTTTCTGATCAGGACGAAATTGATAAAGATAACTACACGGCAGTGTCGGGTCCGATCCGCCTTCGGTAAGCACTCCGGGGACCCCTACTGTTGTGTCTGCAGGACAAAGCAGCACATTTTTTTTTAGATATTCTGGAGAAAGTTCGGAGAGCCATTGCGGTTCTTCACCTACTCCAGCTCGATGTTTTTCGAGGGCGAGTTGTATCTGCCTTAAATTCTCTCGACATCTCTCAATCCCTGTTGAATCGTCAGACTTCTGTTTTTCTGAAGGCGAGACTAACTCATAAGGATAGGCATCTGTCAGGAGGGAGCGATTCAGACGGATTAAGTCTTCACCGCTTTGCGGATTTCGCGCAAGGAGTACCTGCGTCTGTTCGCTGAGCGCAATATCAGTAAAACTTTGGGCATCATAGAGTGAATCCACTTCAAGGAGTCGGTTCAAATCGTCAAGCAATGCCTTCTGAAGTTCGGAAGGCGGGGTGCTTGCCCCGTCATATTCACCTAACAGTTGCTGCGTCTCAGCAGAGAGTTGTGCAGCTATGTATTGCGATATGGCTGCGCGCGTGTCTTGAAGTTTTACCGCTAAACTTCCGGGGTCCTTAAGATCTTCAAGATGAAACAGGTATTGTTTTTCATCTGCAAAAGCAACTGAAGTTAAAATCAAGAGAGTTGTGAGCGTGTACAGTAGGAGTGATCTGGAATCGCTGATCTTCAATTGTAAGATTGTTTTTAGCATATCAAAATCTCCGTATGTATAGAGCCTTGTAAAATTCAGGCAAATTCAGTGAACAACCACTGTTTTTTGACTGAATCTTCGCAGTTAGGTATCACTTTTCGGGAGTGCGTTGCTGTATTACACACTGCTTCTCCGGAAAAGTTGCAAAAGGCAGGAGATTTGATTGAAAGTTTGTTGTCTTTCTTGATGATCAGTGGGAGTGGAGATAGTGTGCTATATCAGATATCCAAACTGAAGAATTTCAGAAACGCGACCGTCGTCAACATCACTGCTAAGAAACAGAGCAGTAGTAAATCTACCATAGAGTGCCGGACGGTTTCTGATAAAGAGGTTTCTGCCATGTCTGGCGGTGGGGCAAGTTTCTTTGGTTCTGGTGATTTTGATGTGAATCGTGCTATCGTCGCAAACTGATCGTCTCTAATTTCACTGAAGTGCTCCTCTTCAAGTAGGACATAATAGTGAGTTCCTGTTTGAAAATAGGTATCTCTCTTTATTTTTCCTGTCTGTGCCAGATTC
It includes:
- a CDS encoding DUF3526 domain-containing protein translates to DLLSRISFADVYHFAAGAIAGTDRQSYNAFLESSRAYKREVVEYLKDKKAFSLRAWFSDDQGAADVTDMPVYQHQRFSLPESLSRASVDILILLAWNIVLFMLAYVSFLRYEMS
- a CDS encoding ABC transporter permease subunit, whose amino-acid sequence is MIGQIAKKEIHHNLTTLRFALMIILLPLLMIANALIYGYGDDGYITQVNAYNKQMEKKLSHIEQKAAESLGELAVMGPGDMPKRPSPLKFCANGADEVIPRSVIMQEHGAASRGSWSNIEDYAWKGPWILKYPLNSFDEGNATRRIKIDWVFIGILMSFFAILFTFDAIAGERSRGTLSLIMSNTVSRGQVLLGKYLGAFLTLMVPLVIGILMNLLVIQLSGSLSFDSGTSLKILGMVGLFGLLISAFIFVGLFFSSCVSNAITSLVWLLLTWVFLAFVFPNLLGIFVGNLNPIPSVDEVSLRRKAQLEQIGDQFQPFGADGEPLSSKLNQAPSTGNPSATRRWATYFTTLKGIETNSMDEHIDQQFRQVQLARDLTQISPIATFQYAMEGLANTGIVSYMNFVKQARRYRQTFIDFIKTEDRSNPESLHIYPVKEGLSQKPVDPAAVPVFSERISYRSVLTQVGLLVLFNLISCIMAQISFVMSEIK
- a CDS encoding TolC family protein, which produces MIKKIEMNKRLTALAVCLLLSIAGTVSAQRLISLQPTRAIELALQNNEAVRKAEKVLERAKANLRVSKAVYLPQVGLTSEYQRQRDGDIEERDYLTRAQMSVLLAQFGEVPQGLDAAQEEVRKAEIEYEGAKKGTVHAVRNLWHNIILTQEEIEQRRAIEIELKEKLRGTVDKHKEKRIRFLSRLNTELELSEQQLALNELQRRFDVDTAELIRLTGLDPLAQVALSQSLPDDEITLDDAVELALVNSLDLRDLRGDIVRQERLAAETIWNRFPELSAEARYKDLHVLLEQHQQNRTWDAKALYDPIIFDRERDASSIFETNPRTQDGWEVRFNLNIPLYDGKKTANLRSVELAELERLQLEYTEKTKLIRVAVRRDYRAVANAKERMEIEEKRLSIRQQQLRTIERVLDEVTFDIPIPGYQGLTFNDAFQSQAQFTEAQRVFYQARRDYAQAKEKLRETMQWIE
- a CDS encoding NEW3 domain-containing protein, which gives rise to MVNRKNRHESRLKMRINIFTLVFILAIGLLLPSALFEVALAEESEEPASPNGERTRTRDEQDRHIKIEIERQKMESAKRLMGKKKIEVEKLEAMMMEENNIVTVAEVNTAKEDYEKAVSDYEQAKLELQRVELESLQEEWHISVEETSLYESFDGRELFSITLRNSSSPVKLVESSKVVGQDIIISAQIDDIFVTIKEQEGYGSSGAIITEPYERRIETLKEDESVTLEFELIKENIRDVVVELKYSGREEKKNIHLKQEDPYISVVSARRYKEGDRRRLEVVLRYGALSDETEAIGTTTAQEINNVYVSIKDETESIIGFPYEHRIPTLKDGEEKTLDFELRRNVDSLVVSLTYLEEEKPYKIHLEEDTRHISILSAKKFRVENQMMVTLQLKNTSTTEAMSINATPEEIAAANEIRSIYVSLLDTVDGTNIVKPYEEKIPVLGYNETVELTFQLQKDVESLQVSLNYPELDMPETRLIYLQKESALDVVNVSSLRFSQEGNLGSSVTYDLTLDRLAETENTFQLRVINLLNRINFEFQDPETQSRQSQVKFTQEQSKRNLSLIVYLPEELDASYLDSTLEFYVAVLDDTEANELGGVNNRLDLPTEQIASIQGGVERFELIPKGVPEIEVFVQNAFQTIKIGEQVNMTATLKNIGTRDLVDIRMIVDVNTDWKYTVVPEVISSLGRNEETEIQLTLMPPEDIGVGEYQAKLNAEVTVDNRKFEARDRSITVQVESKTQMSVTTLLFGALILLMIAIVVVTIRISRR
- a CDS encoding ABC transporter ATP-binding protein, which codes for MLETRDLTKVYNESVLAVNELNMKVEDGEIYVVLGANGAGKSTTISMLLNFIEPTSGTALIGDIEIPKFPLEAKKHLAYVSENVELYRNFTARQNLSFFAKLGGRKKVSNAELDATLGRVGLPEEAFTRRVKTFSKGMRQRLGIAIAIMKNAQAVLLDEPTSGLDPKGGADFLNLLRELKEEGKAIFMSTHDIFRAKEIADRIGILVQGNLERELTREEIQAEDLEALYLHYVAGYEPEEDAAE
- a CDS encoding ABC transporter permease — translated: MFLTLIQKEMMHHILSVRFVALLLMCLLLIPLTLFINYRSYRQDLVDYQEAVKLTATEETTMNPKMPLEPEIEVAKLILKPTPLSVFAKGLEDSLPSYLGMTRNGITYGLPSTFSAPLSQLLGHLDFLFVVSTVFSLLALLFTFDVVAGEREVGTIRITLSNAVPRDLFLWGKLIGGYLVFVVPFLVSFLFGLLLLVWQGFPLGESDIFPRVLGLTAISLLYIGVFFAVGTVISTYLDSAKTALIIAFTVWVFAVLITPRIGFLAAKVIAPARTAQSVYMEKNALRDDSKAELEKEKMKMIMEIPPDNQGRIMVDGNKINALMKPLAEEQRLKFQDHANELDRDYERETKRQEQAGETLSRITPTSSLIYLATNLTQTGKVQRSNYLQTGDRYYDMLDTVLFSKIDDYATNRTYNLTTDIGQIIQPPPLETDTLAETLRQSVVDVLLLCFFAVVLTTVAFLKFFRLDI
- a CDS encoding TlpA disulfide reductase family protein — translated: MLKTILQLKISDSRSLLLYTLTTLLILTSVAFADEKQYLFHLEDLKDPGSLAVKLQDTRAAISQYIAAQLSAETQQLLGEYDGASTPPSELQKALLDDLNRLLEVDSLYDAQSFTDIALSEQTQVLLARNPQSGEDLIRLNRSLLTDAYPYELVSPSEKQKSDDSTGIERCRENLRQIQLALEKHRAGVGEEPQWLSELSPEYLKKNVLLCPADTTVGVPGVLTEGGSDPTLPCSYLYQFRPDQKARQGFLLEIEGDMLPIVHCEHHLLNLSVSGKIYRKGPQRKIYNNSTVKSISIQTNSPSDLPEEVRKQIEEQPLKGGNNPVNRTVFQINASDNPRAKLKEQFGEAFLESPEGKALLNQLTTASIDREKFAFLLEKPMPDITLMTLSGKPVKLETLRGKFALVNLFSTDSTPSGPKLKQLEKLFTNYDATQLQVVGISTDDSGKAIAAFKEKHQLSMPIWRNKNDQIQKLLNRDASEPQTELITLLLNRELVVKDVFIDFDPENLSQKVKKLFDAEK